The following nucleotide sequence is from Deinococcus planocerae.
AAGCTCTCCTGCAGCGGCTGGAGGGTCGGCGACAGGGCATCGAGGTGGCCTCGGTCCGGCGGGACCCAGCGACGAACCGCGTGATCGCGACGGTGGTCGTGCCGGAAACGGCGGCCGAGGCCTACGACCGGCGAATCCACGAGTACGCCAGCGTGGACACTCCCGGGGGCAAGCCCAAACGCGCGTCCCTGGTGACGAACATCGAGGGGATCCGGCACGCCGCCCTGCGGTCCATCTTCGTCGGGGACGCCGCGTCGCTGCCCGGGCCGGGGGCGGCCGTGTGGTGGGAGGTCTGGGTCCGGCAGGGCGCGGCTGAGGAGTTCCGGCAGGTCGCGCGGCGGGTGGAACTTACCGTGGCCGAGGAGAGCCTGAGCTTCCCAGACCGGGAGGTGCTGCTCGTGCACGGGTCCTTCGACGCGCTCAGCCGGATCTTCCTCCACACGGTCGTGATGGCGGAGTTGCGCCTGTCGCGCGATACGCCCGACGTGTTCGTGCGCATGAACAATGCCGAGCAGGCGGAGTGGGTGGACGAGGCTGCCACGCGTCTTCTGCCCCCCGACGCGTCGGTGCAGACGTCCGTCCTGCTGCTCGACAGCGGCGTCACCCAGCCCCACCCCCTGATCGCCACGCACCTGCATCCGAACGACTGGCAGACCTGGCACCCCCACTGGGGACCGGACGACTCCGGGTGGGACGGGCACGGCACCGCCATGTCGGGGCTGATCCTGCACGGGGACGTCCTCGGGTTCCTGCTGTCGAGCGCGGCGGCGAGGCTCAGTCACCGGCTGGAGTCCGTGAAGATCCTGCCGCCGATCGGGCACAACCCCCACCACCTCTACGGGCGCATCACCCAGGACGCGGTGCGGCAGATGGAGGGGACCAACCCCCAGCGGCAGCGCGTCATCTGCCTGGCGGTGACGGCGACCCTCGACGTGAACCGGGGCCGGCCCACGGCCTGGTCCGCCGCGCTCGACCAGCTCACGTCCGGGGGCGGTGACGAGCCCCAGCGCCTCGCGGTGGTGGCGGCCGGGAACAACACGCCTGCGGTTCCCGACCTGTTGAGCGATTACCTGGGATCGGCCGATACCGCGCAGGTGCACAGCCCCGCCCAGGCGTGGAACGTCCTGACCCTGGGGGCGTACACCGACAAGACCAACCTGCTTGACCCTCGGTACACGGGATGGTGGCCGGTGGCGCCCGGGGGGGACCTGTCCCCGACCAGCAGCACGTCCGTGCTCTGGCAGGAACAGTGGCCTATCAAGCCGGAGATCGTGATGGAGGGGGGCAACGTGATCGTCAACGGGGGCACCTTCGACGCGAAGCACCCGGACGTCCGGCTGCTCACGGCGGATTTCGACCTCACGACGGGGCACCTGCGGGACTTCGGGGACACGAGCGCGGCGGCGGCGCTGGGGGCGCGCATGGCGGCGCAACTCGCGGCGGAGTTCCCGCACTACTGGCCGGAGACGATCCGGGCGCTGATGGTGCATTCCGCCGAGTGGACGCCCGCTATGCAGGCGCGCCTGGCCGGACCCCGCCGCCTGGATGTCCGGAATCTCCTGCGTCGGTACGGGTACGGCGTCCCCCAGCTGGAGCGGGCCCGCCGCAGCGCGCGGAACGACCTCACGCTGGTCGTCCAGGACGCCCTGCGCCCGTTTGAGGCGGTGGGCAGCCGAACCCGGATGAACGAGATGCACCTGCACCGCTTCCCCTGGTCGGCCATCGACACGGCGGCGCTGGAGGGCCTGGACCTCGAGATGCGCGTCACGCTGTCGTACTTCGTGGAACCCAACCCCAGTGAACGCGGTTATGCCCAGCGGTTCCGCTATGCCTCCCACGGCCTGAGGTTCGCGGTGAAAGGCCCGCTGGAAACCGAGGCGGACTTCAAGGCCCGCATTC
It contains:
- a CDS encoding S8 family peptidase, which translates into the protein MTDPRRDLNHLYLESPGQATRYEVQGNVRAHITPRDDRAAHAAALAGQLALARQALSGLPRDPAFPEGPQGQYLDFELTGRDADKALLQRLEGRRQGIEVASVRRDPATNRVIATVVVPETAAEAYDRRIHEYASVDTPGGKPKRASLVTNIEGIRHAALRSIFVGDAASLPGPGAAVWWEVWVRQGAAEEFRQVARRVELTVAEESLSFPDREVLLVHGSFDALSRIFLHTVVMAELRLSRDTPDVFVRMNNAEQAEWVDEAATRLLPPDASVQTSVLLLDSGVTQPHPLIATHLHPNDWQTWHPHWGPDDSGWDGHGTAMSGLILHGDVLGFLLSSAAARLSHRLESVKILPPIGHNPHHLYGRITQDAVRQMEGTNPQRQRVICLAVTATLDVNRGRPTAWSAALDQLTSGGGDEPQRLAVVAAGNNTPAVPDLLSDYLGSADTAQVHSPAQAWNVLTLGAYTDKTNLLDPRYTGWWPVAPGGDLSPTSSTSVLWQEQWPIKPEIVMEGGNVIVNGGTFDAKHPDVRLLTADFDLTTGHLRDFGDTSAAAALGARMAAQLAAEFPHYWPETIRALMVHSAEWTPAMQARLAGPRRLDVRNLLRRYGYGVPQLERARRSARNDLTLVVQDALRPFEAVGSRTRMNEMHLHRFPWSAIDTAALEGLDLEMRVTLSYFVEPNPSERGYAQRFRYASHGLRFAVKGPLETEADFKARIQRESLPNEGSSIRDAGNDHWAFGPKLRTSGSIHSDRWRGDIATLQACEAVLVYPVSGWWREKRGGTPPYVDRDARYALIVSLRALEADVDIYTPIATALSIPVETTV